A window from Lampris incognitus isolate fLamInc1 chromosome 5, fLamInc1.hap2, whole genome shotgun sequence encodes these proteins:
- the ccdc85al gene encoding LOW QUALITY PROTEIN: coiled-coil domain containing 85A, like (The sequence of the model RefSeq protein was modified relative to this genomic sequence to represent the inferred CDS: inserted 1 base in 1 codon), whose protein sequence is MRAEAINEPYYYFKLVVGGTVPMEKATPPPQPQPQPQLQLSITKTESPAEDISNLTDEELLKWTKEDLVRRLRRSEADKMSVILDHXDLIREVNRSLQLHLNEIRGLKEINQKLQEDNRELRDLCCFLDDDRQKGKRVSREWQRLGRYSTSIMRKEVTLYLQKLKELELRQEEVVRENLELKELCLLLDEEKGLAGVGGVGGGGGIVGVGVGGCRSSIDSQNSLLLVPGTGLLMRDMGDGSSTSSAGSADSSDHPHHKQPHLAGGIGGVGGGGEKRSPELLHKPRCSSISGIGGGGTGEDREVSSPEHPAGRHRSTSLEYPYALPQPCRPRCGSISVPDHSRVMRGLSPEKYGRNVGRRSPEQHPKHHSSDLLLGQKQHYLGQGGSGELYQRHQRGSISSIGCGSPEPRQAHLGTPEHHDKSCMIQGGSPETHRHQYSMSPDHMKFSSPGREGQRRPAGDELSPHHRSIYNGMNALISAGCCTNNCRNVKLWDSFDASS, encoded by the exons ATGCGAGCAGAGGCTATCAACGAGCCTTATTATTATTTTAAGCTCGTTGTCGGAGGAACCGTGCCAATGGAGAAAGCTACTCCGCCgcctcagccccagccccagccccagctccaGTTGTCGATAACAAAGACTGAAAGTCCGGCGGAGGACATCTCAAACCTGACCGACGAAGAGCTGCTAAAGTGGACTAAAGAGGATCTGGTGCGGCGGCTGAGGCGGTCCGAGGCGGACAAAATGAGCGTTATTCTCGACC GGGATCTCATTCGGGAGGTCAATCGCAGCCTCCAGCTGCACTTAAACGAGATCAGGGGACTGAAG GAAATTAACCAGAAGCTGCAGGAAGACAACCGCGAGCTGCGCGACCTGTGCTGCTTTTTGGATGACGATCGTCAGAAGGGAAAGCGTGTATCCAGGGAGTGGCAGCGCCTGGGCCGCTACAGCACCAGCATCATGCGCAAAGAGGTGACACTCTACTTGCAGAAGCTGAAGGAGCTGGAGCTGCGGCAGGAGGAGGTCGTCCGGGAGAACCTGGAGCTGAAGGAGCTCTGCCTACTCTTGGATGAGGAGAAAGGTCTGGCAGGAGTAGGTGgtgtgggaggagggggaggtaTTGTAGGCGTAGGGGTGGGAGGTTGCCGGAGCTCGATAGACAGCCAGAATAGTTTACTGCTGGTGCCTGGCACAGGGCTTCTGATGAGGGACATGGGCGATGGGAGCAGCACCTCCAGTGCTGGAAGCGCAGATAGCTCCGATCATCCCCACCATAAGCAGCCCCACCTAGCCGGGGGAATCGGTggagttggtggtggtggggagaaaCGGAGTCCAGAACTCCTCCATAAGCCCAGGTGTAGCAGCATCAGTGgaataggaggaggaggaactggagaaGACCGGGAGGTGTCCAGCCCTGAGCATCCGGCTGGGCGTCACCGGAGCACCAGCCTGGAGTACCCCTATGCTCTGCCCCAACCCTGCCGGCCTCGCTGCGGTTCCATCTCTGTACCTGACCACAGCCGCGTCATGCGGGGCCTGAGCCCAGAGAAATATGGAAGAAACGTTGGCCGACGGAGTCCTGAGCAGCACCCCAAGCACCACAGCTCTGATCTGCTGCTGGGCCAGAAGCAGCACTATCTGGGCCAGGGAGGCAGCGGGGAGCTTTATCAGAGGCACCAAAGGGGCAGCATCAGCAGCATTGGCTGTGGAAGCCCTGAGCCCCGACAAGCACACTTAGGGACCCCTGAACACCATGACAAGAGTTGCATGATTCAAGGAGGCAGCCCAGAAACTCACAGGCACCAATACAGTATGAGTCCTGACCACATGAAATTCAGCAGCCCTGGTAGAGAAGGACAGAGGAGGCCGGCTGGAGATGAACTATCACCGCACCATAGAAGTATTTACAATGGCATGAATG